TCGCTGCTCTGCTGTGCGCCTTGTATATCGATAGCATCGGGCTCTGGGTGATTCCTGTGGCTGTGCTTGTATGCGCCGGGTGTGGGTTCATAAACGGGCTCCTGTTCGTAAAGTTCAAAGTGCCGTCTTTTCTAGCGACACTCGGTATCTCTGTCGTCGTCGACGGGATATCGCTGTATCTTTCGAGAGGTTTCCTGCATGTGATCACCAACAGGGCTTTCCGATCCCTCTCCGTGACGTTTTTCGCGGGCCTGCCATCAGTGTTCTACTGGGCTGTGGGGATCTGGATCATATGCACGTTCGTGGCGCTGTGCACGCCGTTTGGGCGCCGTATCTATGCCATCGGAGGAAACCCCACCGCCGCTGCGTTGTGTGGAATAAACGTGGCGAAGCACCGGCTGTGCGTGTTTACGATTAGCGGCTTTCTTGCGGGACTGGCGGGGGTCTTGTATATGGCACAATTCGGAGGGGGGTCCATAGAGATCGGTGCGGACATGATCATACCGCTTTTCGCTAGCGTCGTTGCCGGTGGGACGGCCCTCACGGGAGGTATCGGCGGTCCGCACAGGACAGTGATCGGGGTGATACTCATCACTTGGATTCAGGCTGGGATGTCGACGCTCGCGATCGGTCGTGACATCCAACTGCTGACCTTGGCCCTGATCGCAATAGGCATGAGCATAGTAACGACAGACAGAACCATGGTAAGCATCATCAAATGAAGTAGTACGACAGCCGGCGGTCTGTCAGTTGCAGCGCGGTCGACCTTTCACGTGAGGCGGCAGTGACAAATCCAGGTTGCGGCTGCGCGGGCGCTATCTGAGGAAGAAGGGCGTAGAGCCTTTTTGATGGAACGTCTCAGGGTGTGCTCTGCCCCGTAGGCTTAAACTGCAACGTATGGGAGGGGTTCTAGATGAGGTTGAAGGACAAGGTCGCGATCGTGACAGGCGGAGGTCAAGGGCTGGGTGAGGCTTTCTGCAAGGGCTTCGCACGCGAAGGTGCTCATGTTGTGATCGTGGACATCAACGAGGAGACTGGCAGGGCGGTCGAGCGTGAGATAAATCAAGGACCTGGCACGGGCATGTTT
This is a stretch of genomic DNA from Bacillota bacterium. It encodes these proteins:
- a CDS encoding ABC transporter permease; translation: MTVSIPEWLRKNTGIVIAVVAAIAVIGIFQAINPFFLSHQGRITLVYAMSYFLIAACGLTFVIMMGSFDFSVVSLLKLAALLCALYIDSIGLWVIPVAVLVCAGCGFINGLLFVKFKVPSFLATLGISVVVDGISLYLSRGFLHVITNRAFRSLSVTFFAGLPSVFYWAVGIWIICTFVALCTPFGRRIYAIGGNPTAAALCGINVAKHRLCVFTISGFLAGLAGVLYMAQFGGGSIEIGADMIIPLFASVVAGGTALTGGIGGPHRTVIGVILITWIQAGMSTLAIGRDIQLLTLALIAIGMSIVTTDRTMVSIIK